One window of Zalophus californianus isolate mZalCal1 chromosome 3, mZalCal1.pri.v2, whole genome shotgun sequence genomic DNA carries:
- the DAPL1 gene encoding death-associated protein-like 1 isoform X1, translating to MPGLVSSVKAGGMRISKKQEIGVLERHTKKTGLEKTSTIASVAKLQAMDALNDTLEKLSHKFPAVMHLAHQKPRPALEKVTPLKRIYIIQQPRKC from the exons TAAAGGCTGGAGGAATGCGAATttccaaaaaacaagaaattgGCGTCCTGGAGAGACATACCAAAAAAACAGGATTAGAGAAAACAAG taCCATTGCAAGTGTTGCCAAACTGCAGGCGATGGatgctctgaatgacacactggagaAG CTCAGCCATAAATTTCCAGCAGTAATGCACCTGGCACATCAAAAACCCAGACCTGCCCTGGAGAAGGTCACTCCGCTGAAAAGGATCTACATTATTCAGCAGCCTCGAAAATGTTAA
- the DAPL1 gene encoding death-associated protein-like 1 isoform X2 — MRISKKQEIGVLERHTKKTGLEKTSTIASVAKLQAMDALNDTLEKLSHKFPAVMHLAHQKPRPALEKVTPLKRIYIIQQPRKC; from the exons ATGCGAATttccaaaaaacaagaaattgGCGTCCTGGAGAGACATACCAAAAAAACAGGATTAGAGAAAACAAG taCCATTGCAAGTGTTGCCAAACTGCAGGCGATGGatgctctgaatgacacactggagaAG CTCAGCCATAAATTTCCAGCAGTAATGCACCTGGCACATCAAAAACCCAGACCTGCCCTGGAGAAGGTCACTCCGCTGAAAAGGATCTACATTATTCAGCAGCCTCGAAAATGTTAA